A portion of the Pedobacter cryoconitis genome contains these proteins:
- a CDS encoding cold-shock protein translates to MQEGTVKFFNVTKGFGFIVPANGDSEIFVHSTGLIDEIRENDKVEYDVESGKKGLNAINVKVI, encoded by the coding sequence ATGCAAGAAGGAACAGTAAAATTTTTCAATGTAACTAAAGGTTTTGGATTTATCGTACCAGCGAATGGCGATAGCGAAATTTTTGTACATTCAACAGGCCTTATCGATGAAATCCGTGAAAACGACAAAGTAGAATACGATGTTGAAAGCGGTAAAAAAGGTTTGAATGCGATCAATGTTAAAGTAATCTAG
- a CDS encoding DUF4175 family protein codes for MDSNYSLLISKINEFKQQFYLNKLFHGLIYTLALLFALYLFLFVLVYYSHPAPLVKTILFFSYLLILLVSITVGIVKPALAYFRLSKTISLEESAEIIGNHFEHVRDKLLNTLQLKALADLSPEHNQLILAGIDQKINELTPVPFSKAINLGDNKKLIKYFIVPLVLIIAIGIIAPAVLKEGTKSFVKYDQEVLPVAPFDFVLLNKTLVVTQGDDLQLNIKIDGDQLPQEIYLKEGLNTFKLDKKSNSSFQYTLKNLQKTQLVRFSAGGFDSRSYKLIVKPRPAVLTMEAHLNYPSYLKKKKETISNAGDLTLPEGTVVTWVVSTENTKQLVFALGNQLQELSVENNSAEFKAVLKKSQNYRVIPKNEFSVHQDSISHKIEVIADLSPAIEVKETADSLSRKALYFTGNIHDDHGFSALKFVYTLKENGITKKTVYTGIPVKANQLENSFFYFWNLKNIEIKPGQVLEYYLEVADNDAVNGPKKSRTAVRTYEQPTASQLDKQTNTASTLLKQKMESAIKLAGQVEKESKKLGETLLDKKELTFEDKKDIGLLLEKQKKLEAVVREIQEAKQKNTFNSTENEDLKKELAEKQKQIDDLFNNVLDPKTKELLEKLQSLVTQNNKDQTQQELSKMTMDNKSLKNELDRILELYKQLEFEQNLQNKIDRLAGLAKTQKELSKATKDQKNSLDELQKKQQKQQQEFNELKKEMKELDAKNQALERPNPFSPQEKTAQQIQQQQQQSLEKLTKNQRQKASEQQEKAGDQLQEMADQLKEEQQSATEAENNLQVEELRLLLQHLLKTSFDQEKVMLSLKKMAFNDPAYIGNVQLQRGIKDNLKTISDSLSALSKRVPQIQSAVGEEMQQINFNLDKSLENLAERRTYEAVKNQQYTMTSINNLALMLNEALEQLEKNKRNSKSGGKGKGKQSMQQLQQMQQQLNKNMEQARQKLQKEGKQGSVPKGEMSESFAKMAQQQQLIREALQKLNTEQNKDGSGGLGNLNQVIKDMKTTESDLINKRLEDATIKRQQGVLTKLLDAEKASREQSEDEKRESKVGKDFPPSYPKLLEQFKKKQAAEQELLQKLPPSLNYYYKNKIADYFKLLNLQP; via the coding sequence ATGGATAGCAATTACAGCCTTTTAATTTCAAAGATCAATGAATTTAAGCAGCAGTTTTATCTTAATAAACTGTTTCATGGCCTTATTTATACGCTTGCGCTTTTATTTGCCCTTTACCTTTTCTTATTTGTGCTGGTGTATTATTCGCACCCTGCCCCCCTTGTCAAAACGATCCTCTTCTTTTCCTATCTGCTGATTTTACTCGTTTCTATAACTGTTGGTATTGTTAAGCCTGCTCTCGCCTATTTCAGGTTGAGTAAGACCATTAGTTTAGAAGAGTCGGCAGAGATTATTGGAAACCATTTCGAGCATGTACGTGATAAATTGCTGAATACTTTACAGCTTAAAGCACTGGCAGATTTATCTCCTGAGCATAATCAATTAATTTTAGCAGGAATAGACCAGAAGATCAATGAATTAACACCAGTTCCATTCAGTAAAGCGATTAATCTTGGGGATAATAAAAAACTAATTAAGTATTTTATAGTTCCGCTGGTGTTGATTATAGCCATCGGGATCATAGCTCCTGCTGTTTTAAAAGAAGGAACTAAAAGCTTTGTTAAGTATGATCAGGAGGTTTTACCTGTAGCTCCTTTTGATTTTGTACTGCTCAATAAAACTCTTGTAGTGACACAGGGTGACGATTTACAGCTAAATATCAAAATAGACGGAGATCAACTCCCGCAAGAAATATATTTAAAAGAGGGACTTAATACTTTTAAGCTGGATAAAAAATCAAATAGTAGTTTTCAGTATACTTTAAAAAACTTACAGAAAACACAGCTGGTCCGCTTTAGTGCAGGCGGTTTTGATTCCAGGTCTTATAAGCTGATTGTTAAACCCAGACCAGCTGTTTTAACGATGGAAGCGCATTTGAATTACCCTTCTTATTTGAAGAAAAAGAAGGAAACGATTTCCAATGCAGGAGATTTAACCCTGCCGGAAGGAACTGTTGTCACCTGGGTTGTTTCCACTGAAAATACGAAACAATTAGTATTTGCATTGGGTAACCAGCTTCAGGAACTCTCTGTGGAAAATAATTCAGCGGAGTTTAAAGCTGTACTCAAAAAGAGCCAGAACTACCGGGTTATTCCTAAAAATGAATTTTCTGTACATCAGGATTCAATCAGCCATAAAATTGAGGTAATTGCAGATCTTTCTCCTGCTATAGAAGTCAAAGAAACGGCGGACTCACTGAGCCGCAAAGCTTTATATTTCACAGGGAATATTCATGATGATCATGGTTTCAGCGCTTTAAAATTCGTTTATACGCTTAAAGAAAATGGCATCACTAAAAAAACAGTATATACAGGTATTCCCGTCAAAGCAAATCAACTGGAGAACTCTTTCTTCTATTTCTGGAATCTCAAAAATATAGAAATTAAGCCTGGCCAAGTACTGGAATACTACCTGGAAGTAGCGGATAATGATGCCGTGAATGGGCCTAAAAAAAGCCGCACCGCGGTCAGGACTTATGAGCAGCCTACTGCCAGTCAGCTGGATAAGCAGACAAATACCGCAAGCACCCTGTTGAAACAAAAAATGGAGTCGGCAATTAAACTCGCTGGCCAGGTAGAAAAAGAAAGTAAAAAGCTTGGAGAAACTTTACTGGACAAAAAAGAACTCACTTTTGAGGATAAAAAAGATATTGGACTGCTGCTGGAAAAGCAGAAGAAATTAGAGGCTGTTGTCAGGGAAATCCAGGAAGCCAAACAAAAAAACACTTTTAATTCTACAGAAAATGAAGATTTAAAGAAGGAATTGGCAGAGAAACAGAAACAAATTGATGATTTGTTTAACAATGTCCTCGATCCTAAAACCAAAGAGCTGCTGGAAAAACTGCAAAGCCTGGTTACCCAAAATAATAAAGATCAGACGCAACAGGAGTTGAGCAAAATGACCATGGATAATAAATCCTTAAAGAATGAACTTGACCGGATCCTGGAATTATATAAGCAATTGGAATTTGAGCAAAATCTGCAAAATAAGATCGACCGTTTAGCCGGCCTTGCCAAGACACAAAAAGAATTGAGCAAAGCTACCAAAGACCAGAAAAATTCATTGGATGAGTTGCAAAAGAAGCAGCAAAAGCAACAACAGGAATTTAATGAGCTGAAAAAAGAGATGAAAGAACTGGATGCTAAAAACCAGGCTTTGGAAAGACCTAACCCTTTTTCACCACAGGAAAAAACAGCACAGCAAATTCAGCAGCAACAGCAGCAAAGCCTGGAAAAGTTAACTAAAAATCAAAGGCAAAAAGCTTCGGAACAGCAGGAAAAAGCAGGTGATCAATTGCAGGAAATGGCAGACCAGCTTAAAGAGGAACAGCAGTCTGCAACTGAGGCTGAAAATAATTTGCAGGTAGAGGAATTAAGGTTATTACTTCAGCATTTGCTAAAAACTTCTTTTGATCAGGAAAAGGTGATGCTTAGTTTAAAGAAAATGGCTTTCAATGACCCTGCGTATATCGGCAATGTCCAGTTACAACGTGGCATAAAGGATAATTTAAAAACGATTTCAGATAGTTTGTCTGCCTTGAGCAAAAGGGTTCCTCAGATCCAGAGTGCGGTGGGTGAAGAAATGCAGCAAATCAATTTTAATCTGGATAAAAGTCTGGAAAACCTGGCTGAACGCAGGACTTATGAGGCAGTTAAAAATCAACAATACACCATGACTTCAATTAATAACCTGGCTTTAATGTTGAATGAGGCACTGGAACAATTGGAAAAAAACAAGCGCAATTCTAAATCTGGCGGAAAAGGGAAAGGGAAACAGTCTATGCAGCAGCTTCAGCAAATGCAGCAGCAGCTGAACAAGAATATGGAGCAGGCCAGACAAAAGCTTCAAAAAGAAGGTAAACAAGGAAGCGTACCTAAAGGAGAAATGAGCGAAAGTTTTGCAAAAATGGCGCAACAACAGCAGCTGATCCGCGAAGCTTTACAGAAACTCAATACGGAACAAAATAAAGATGGAAGTGGTGGCCTGGGTAATTTAAACCAGGTGATCAAAGACATGAAAACGACGGAGTCCGATCTGATCAATAAAAGGCTGGAAGATGCAACCATTAAACGTCAACAAGGCGTATTGACTAAATTACTGGATGCTGAAAAAGCCAGCAGAGAACAAAGTGAAGATGAGAAAAGAGAAAGCAAAGTTGGAAAAGATTTCCCCCCGTCCTATCCTAAATTGTTAGAACAGTTCAAAAAGAAACAAGCTGCCGAGCAAGAATTATTACAAAAATTACCTCCATCGCTCAATTACTATTACAAAAATAAAATAGCAGACTACTTTAAATTGCTAAATTTGCAACCGTAA
- the ybeY gene encoding rRNA maturation RNase YbeY, translating to MSKPAVHFFLENVKYTLKNKTIIRNWINETIIAEGFQLEELTFILCSDEYLLAINQQYLNHDTYTDVITFDNSEAPEMIQGDIFISIERIQENAKQFKSTVQHELCRVIIHGTLHLLGYKDKGKAAKALMTQKEDQYLTLFNAALTKTAV from the coding sequence ATGAGCAAACCAGCAGTACATTTTTTTTTAGAAAATGTTAAGTATACCCTTAAAAATAAAACAATTATCAGAAACTGGATCAATGAGACTATTATTGCAGAAGGTTTTCAGTTGGAGGAGTTAACTTTTATTCTTTGTTCTGACGAATATTTGCTGGCTATAAACCAGCAATACTTAAATCATGATACTTATACTGATGTAATTACTTTTGATAACTCTGAGGCACCCGAAATGATTCAAGGAGATATCTTTATCAGTATAGAACGTATCCAGGAAAATGCTAAGCAATTTAAGAGTACAGTTCAGCATGAATTGTGCAGAGTGATTATTCATGGTACTTTACATCTATTAGGCTATAAGGACAAAGGAAAGGCGGCAAAAGCGTTGATGACCCAGAAAGAAGATCAATATTTGACGCTATTCAATGCCGCATTGACTAAAACAGCAGTATAA
- a CDS encoding zinc-dependent metalloprotease produces MNSKTKLLALAGMCFLSAVCSETASAQKKSKKTAATAAPAPTIPAPKKEGLKPFSEVITAKARTKNGLFKTYRVDDKWYFEIPDSLLNREMLVVTRLNKVPSGVSVGNQQYGGEELNDQVWQWERRGKQVFIRVPSYSVRADSTSDMYQSVKNSNLSTILASFEIKAYNKDTTGVVIDITDFYNGDVVAIGATDALRKAYKASALDAGRSYVDTIKTFPINIEVVTSKTYRSAESPIDNSIGAVTFEFNTSMLLLPKTPVKARLTDPRVGYFGQSQTDYGTDAQKAERTAYIHRWNLVPKDTAAYMRGELVEPVKPIVIYIDPATPKKWVPYLIQGINDWQVAFQEAGFKNAIIGKEAPTPAQDPDFSVEDSRYSVVRYFASNISNAYGPHVSDPRTGQILETHIGWYHNVMNLLRNWYFVQTAAVNPAARKAKFDDKQMGELIRFVSSHEIGHTLGLPHNFGSSYAYPVDSLRSKTFTNTHGTAPSIMDYARFNYIAQPGDGVTKLHPEIGEYDKWSIKWGYTWFPGNLTAKQERAKLDVWTIAKAGNPLYYYGRQGTSLDPRLQSEDLGDNAMKASTYGIANLKRILPNIEIWTYQKGEDFSDLKELYNEVITQYSRYMSHVRANVGGMSENFKTTDQKGTVYSYLSKAKQKEAITFFNTQLFTTPVWLINNEQLNKFDNGQILNKIKAVQTSTLGQLMAPSRIARLLDNEAKNGTANSYTLPELFTDLKTSVFSASRPDAFKRNLQRSYVETLTQLMTKEMDVPPGANSEGLASYGITPINVSLSDIRPLVRAELKSLLTLTKTRALAGDNLTKAHYDDLVIRINAVLFPKK; encoded by the coding sequence ATGAATTCAAAAACTAAATTACTGGCCCTTGCCGGTATGTGTTTTTTAAGTGCGGTATGCAGTGAAACTGCTTCTGCACAGAAAAAATCTAAAAAAACAGCTGCGACTGCAGCGCCCGCTCCCACTATTCCAGCCCCGAAAAAAGAAGGACTGAAGCCATTTTCTGAAGTGATCACTGCAAAAGCAAGGACGAAAAATGGATTATTCAAAACCTATAGGGTAGATGACAAATGGTATTTCGAGATTCCAGACAGTTTATTAAACCGCGAAATGCTTGTCGTTACCCGTTTAAATAAAGTCCCATCTGGCGTATCTGTTGGGAATCAGCAATATGGCGGAGAAGAATTAAATGACCAGGTTTGGCAATGGGAACGTCGCGGGAAGCAGGTTTTTATTCGTGTACCCAGTTATTCTGTAAGAGCTGACAGCACTTCAGATATGTACCAATCTGTTAAAAATTCAAACTTGTCTACAATTCTTGCCAGTTTTGAGATTAAAGCTTACAATAAAGACACTACAGGTGTTGTGATTGATATCACTGATTTTTACAATGGTGATGTCGTAGCTATCGGCGCTACTGATGCCCTAAGGAAAGCTTATAAAGCAAGTGCTTTAGATGCCGGACGGTCTTATGTAGACACGATCAAAACTTTCCCAATAAATATTGAAGTAGTGACCAGCAAAACTTATAGGTCGGCAGAATCACCAATCGACAATAGCATTGGTGCGGTAACTTTTGAATTCAATACTTCGATGCTCCTTTTACCAAAAACACCGGTTAAAGCGAGATTAACAGATCCAAGAGTAGGCTATTTCGGCCAATCCCAAACAGATTATGGGACAGATGCCCAAAAGGCAGAACGCACGGCCTATATCCACCGCTGGAATTTAGTGCCTAAAGATACTGCTGCTTATATGCGTGGCGAATTGGTAGAACCTGTTAAACCAATTGTAATTTATATTGACCCGGCTACTCCAAAAAAATGGGTTCCTTATTTAATTCAGGGGATTAATGACTGGCAGGTTGCCTTTCAGGAAGCAGGGTTCAAAAATGCGATTATTGGAAAAGAAGCTCCTACTCCTGCACAGGACCCTGATTTTAGTGTAGAGGATTCCAGGTATTCTGTGGTGCGCTATTTTGCTTCAAACATCTCAAATGCCTATGGTCCGCATGTTTCTGATCCACGTACCGGACAAATTCTGGAGACTCATATCGGTTGGTATCATAATGTCATGAATTTACTGAGAAACTGGTATTTTGTGCAAACTGCTGCTGTTAATCCGGCAGCCAGAAAAGCTAAATTTGATGATAAACAAATGGGTGAACTGATCCGTTTTGTTTCTTCACACGAAATTGGGCATACGCTTGGTCTGCCTCATAATTTTGGTTCAAGTTATGCCTATCCTGTAGATTCTCTTCGTTCGAAAACCTTTACCAATACACACGGAACAGCACCATCCATTATGGACTATGCACGTTTCAATTATATCGCTCAACCTGGTGATGGGGTAACTAAACTGCATCCTGAAATTGGTGAATATGATAAATGGTCTATTAAATGGGGGTATACCTGGTTTCCGGGCAACTTAACTGCTAAGCAGGAAAGAGCAAAACTGGATGTATGGACAATTGCCAAAGCAGGAAATCCATTGTATTACTATGGTCGCCAGGGCACAAGTCTAGATCCGCGTTTACAAAGTGAAGATTTAGGAGACAATGCAATGAAAGCCAGTACTTATGGTATTGCTAATTTAAAGCGTATCCTTCCGAATATAGAAATATGGACTTACCAGAAAGGGGAAGATTTTAGTGACTTGAAAGAACTCTATAACGAAGTTATTACGCAATATAGCAGGTATATGAGCCATGTAAGGGCAAATGTTGGCGGCATGAGTGAGAACTTTAAAACGACTGATCAGAAAGGAACTGTTTATTCTTATTTGTCTAAAGCTAAACAAAAAGAAGCGATCACATTTTTCAATACACAGTTGTTTACTACACCGGTATGGCTGATTAATAATGAGCAGCTGAATAAATTCGATAACGGACAAATATTGAATAAAATAAAAGCAGTGCAAACCAGTACACTAGGTCAGTTAATGGCTCCTTCCCGTATTGCACGCTTACTGGATAATGAAGCAAAAAACGGTACGGCAAATTCGTATACGCTTCCTGAACTGTTTACCGACCTGAAAACAAGCGTATTCTCTGCCAGCAGACCAGATGCTTTTAAACGTAATTTACAACGTTCTTATGTAGAGACGTTAACGCAATTGATGACCAAAGAAATGGATGTTCCACCAGGAGCAAACTCCGAAGGTCTTGCTAGTTATGGCATTACCCCTATTAATGTTTCTTTGTCGGATATCAGGCCATTGGTAAGAGCTGAATTGAAATCACTGTTAACATTAACTAAAACAAGGGCTTTAGCAGGCGATAACCTGACAAAAGCGCATTATGATGACTTGGTGATCAGGATCAATGCTGTTCTTTTTCCTAAAAAATAA
- a CDS encoding D-alanyl-D-alanine carboxypeptidase/D-alanyl-D-alanine-endopeptidase → MEFKKAYRIQSFFISALLILLFLESCSVQHRLAKDVSRFLKDSPVLNDHLVGFAISGLTQNELIYAQNADKYFIPASNTKLYTFYAGLKMIPDSIPAIRYIERGDSLIFWGTGDPSFLKRRMKTDKTFKFLSTSTRQLFFAAGRYTGNVYGQGWAWDDYNDDTQAEITELPMQDNLVEFKNEDGKIAVNPQHFNLCLVKDSLNKEKEFRVVRALEKNEFNYPSGVIPIDFTQLVPYKTSISTTLNLLRDTLGRDVQLIRLAMPATAKTIYNSRSEDLFREMLLSSDNFIAEQLLLVYSNQFQQELSSTDAIRYILDKYLKDLPHRPRWVDGSGVSRMNLFSPRDMILLLQMIDKEVNNREKLFSMLPAGGLSGTLKNAYPKTDHPFVFAKTGTFSNNYNQSGYIVTKKGKILVFSFMNNSFMGPVKELKAEMAKLMGYIHDQY, encoded by the coding sequence ATGGAATTTAAAAAAGCATACCGCATCCAATCATTTTTCATTTCAGCATTGCTGATTTTGCTATTTCTTGAAAGCTGCTCCGTACAGCATCGGTTAGCCAAAGATGTTTCTCGTTTTTTAAAGGATTCACCTGTTCTCAATGACCATCTTGTCGGGTTTGCCATCTCCGGTTTAACTCAGAATGAGCTGATTTATGCGCAAAATGCGGACAAATATTTTATTCCCGCCTCTAATACAAAGTTATATACTTTTTATGCAGGGCTGAAAATGATACCAGATTCTATTCCCGCTATACGTTACATAGAACGCGGTGATTCTCTTATTTTCTGGGGAACAGGAGATCCATCCTTTTTAAAGCGGAGAATGAAAACAGATAAAACCTTTAAATTTTTAAGCACAAGTACCAGGCAGCTATTTTTTGCTGCAGGCAGATATACGGGCAATGTTTATGGACAGGGCTGGGCATGGGATGATTATAATGACGATACACAGGCAGAAATAACAGAGTTGCCTATGCAGGATAATCTGGTAGAATTCAAAAATGAAGACGGAAAGATTGCTGTTAATCCGCAGCATTTTAATCTTTGCCTGGTGAAAGACAGTTTAAATAAGGAGAAGGAGTTCAGGGTGGTCAGAGCGCTGGAAAAGAATGAATTTAACTATCCTTCGGGGGTTATACCTATTGATTTTACACAATTGGTCCCTTATAAGACAAGTATTTCGACTACATTAAACCTGCTGAGGGATACTTTGGGGCGTGATGTTCAGCTCATCCGGTTAGCAATGCCTGCTACAGCAAAGACAATTTATAACAGCAGGTCTGAAGATCTTTTCCGGGAAATGCTTTTGTCAAGCGATAATTTTATTGCCGAACAGCTTTTATTGGTTTATTCAAATCAATTTCAGCAGGAACTAAGCAGTACTGACGCGATCCGGTATATACTGGACAAATATCTGAAAGATTTGCCTCACCGTCCGCGCTGGGTAGATGGATCGGGGGTGTCAAGAATGAACCTATTCAGCCCCAGAGATATGATTTTACTGCTTCAAATGATAGATAAAGAGGTAAATAACAGAGAAAAACTCTTTAGTATGCTTCCTGCCGGTGGATTGAGCGGAACACTTAAAAATGCTTATCCTAAAACAGACCACCCTTTTGTATTTGCGAAAACCGGAACTTTTTCCAATAATTATAATCAAAGCGGTTATATCGTTACCAAAAAGGGAAAAATACTTGTTTTTTCTTTCATGAATAACAGTTTTATGGGCCCTGTTAAAGAATTAAAGGCTGAAATGGCCAAACTTATGGGGTATATCCACGATCAGTATTAA